From the Lolium rigidum isolate FL_2022 chromosome 2, APGP_CSIRO_Lrig_0.1, whole genome shotgun sequence genome, one window contains:
- the LOC124690459 gene encoding putative serpin-Z8 — protein MAGPSKKKSRQSGAGLAGLAARLTKRLADENPRTNLVFSPLSIYTAVSLLAPGARGDTLDEILRLLGARSRHDLEESIATTVADALKDRSGSGGPTVAFGYGVWNDTTRPLKPAYRQAVVGTYRAEARALDFHGNAEDAAGQINAWVADVTTNLITDVVSARSFTTETDVVLANAIYFKGKWDMPFYERNTKDRPFHLLDGAAIDAPFMYNSSRHFIAVHDGFKVLKLRYKMQQQQDYYRSNTSRTPNSKKDTQYSMCIFLPDAHDGLHTLLDEITSRPGFVRDHLPSSTVKVGDFGVPKFKLEFTSNVKQVLKHLGLVLPFGMGADLSDMMEADGSRLPLLVHDVFHKAVIEVNEEGTVAAAVTMMPAPAGCAPMRKREPTVDFVADHPFAYFIVEEASGAILFAGHVVDPTDGKAPPRTGKHAAMARGHELLPKIRNPPRHFYKVGPQIHYVGLPKRPTSSTGLATLAARLAGCLAERSADKNLAEASAVDFRHAPEEAREQINAWAAQKTRNLIDSVLPPGSIKPTTPVVLGNALYFNGAWEDEPFDKRGTMQKTFHKLDGSHVDVPLMQSRRRQFVAVHDGFKVLKLQYKMVEKDRDDPYGHPHDTTQFSMCIFLPDALDGLQGLLHTIASKPGFLQHHLPQCRVDVREIRVPKFKLSFHKSVVPVLEKLGLKLPFSAQANLSDMVEDDGSRLPIMVGNIIHKAVIEVNEEGTEAAAVTMVITKLGHSRWQHTPQLDFVADHPFAFYIVEEATGAVVFAGHVLDPSKEE, from the exons ATGGCCGGACCCAGCAAGAAGAAGTCGCGTCAGTCCGGCGCCGGCCTGGCGGGGCTCGCCGCGCGCCTCACCAAGCGCCTCGCCGACGAGAACCCCCGCACCAACCTCGTCTTCTCCCCGCTCTCCATCTACACCGCCGTCTCGCTCCTGGCGCCCGGCGCACGGGGAGACACCCTGGACGAGATCCTCCGCCTCCTCGGCGCCCGGTCCCGCCACGACCTCGAGGAATCCATCGCCACCACGGTGGCCGACGCGCTCAAGGACCGATCCGGTTCCGGCGGGCCGACCGTGGCGTTCGGGTACGGCGTGTGGAACGACACGACGCGTCCGCTCAAGCCGGCGTACCGCCAGGCCGTCGTCGGCACGTACAGGGCGGAGGCGCGCGCCCTGGACTTCCACGGGAACGCGGAGGACGCGGCGGGGCAGATCAACGCCTGGGTCGCGGACGTCACGACGAACCTCATCACCGACGTCGTCTCCGCCAGATCCTTCACCACCGAGACGGACGTCGTGCTCGCCAACGCCATTTACTTCAAGGGCAAGTGGGACATGCCCTTCTACGAGCGGAACACCAAGGACAGGCCGTTCCACCTGCTCGACGGCGCCGCCATCGACGCGCCCTTCATGTACAACTCGAGCCGCCACTTCATCGCCGTGCACGACGGGTTCAAGGTGCTCAAGCTGCGGTACAAGATGCAACAACAACAAGATTATTACAGATCAAACACTTCTCGGACGCCCAACTCCAAGAAGGACACGCAGTACTCCATGTGCATCTTCCTACCGGACGCGCACGACGGCCTGCACACACTGCTCGACGAGATAACCTCCCGGCCGGGCTTCGTGCGCGACCACCTGCCGTCGAGCACGGTCAAGGTCGGCGATTTCGGTGTTCCAAAGTTCAAGCTTGAGTTCACGAGCAACGTCAAACAAGTCCTCAAACacctggggcttgtgctgcccttCGGCATGGGGGCTGACCTGTCGGACATGATGGAGGCCGACGGCAGCCGCTTGCCTTTGCTTGTTCATGACGTCTTCCACAAGGCTGTCATCGAGGTCAACGAGGAAGGCACCGTAGCTGCGGCAGTCACCATGATGCCGGCGCCTGCTGGATGTGCACCGATGAGGAAGCGGGAGCCGACGGTGGATTTTGTGGCTGACCATCCTTTTGCGTATTTCATCGTCGAGGAGGCTTCCGGCGCGATCCTCTTTGCGGGGCATGTCGTGGACCCTACCGATGGCAAAGCCCCGCCGCGGACAGGAAAGCATGCAGCCATGGCTAGAGGACACGAGTTGCTGCCGAAGATAAGAAACCCCCCGAGGCACTTCTATAAAGTAGGGCCGCAGATTCATTACGTAGGGCTGCCCAAGAGGCCTACCAGCTCCACTGGCCTGGCAACGCTCGCTGCCCGGCTCGCCGGGTGCCTCGCTGAGAGAAGCGCAGACAAGAACCT GGCCGAGGCCAGCGCCGTCGACTTCCGCCACGCGCCAGAGGAAGCGCGGGAGCAGATCAACGCGTGGGCGGCGCAGAAGACGAGGAACCTGATCGACTCCGTCCTCCCTCCGGGGTCGATAAAACCGACGACCCCCGTCGTGCTAGGAAACGCCTTGTACTTCAATGGCGCATGGGAGGACGAGCCGTTCGACAAGAGGGGCACTATGCAAAAGACCTTCCACAAGCTGGATGGCAGCCACGTCGACGTGCCCTTAATGCAGAGCCGGAGGAGGCAGTTCGTCGCCGTGCATGACGGATTCAAGGTGCTTAAACTCCAGTACAAGATGGTTGAGAAAGATCGAGATGATCCATATGGTCATCCTCATGACACAACGCAGTTCTCCATGTGCATCTTCCTACCGGACGCCCTCGACGGCCTGCAGGGGCTGCTCCACACGATAGCGTCCAAGCCCGGGTTCCTGCAACACCACCTTCCCCAGTGCCGAGTAGACGTCCGCGAAATTCGGGTGCCCAAGTTCAAGCTCTCCTTCCACAAGAGTGTCGTCCCCGTCCTCGAGAAGCTAGGTCTCAAGCTGCCCTTCTCCGCTCAGGCCAATTTGTCTGACATGGTGGAGGACGATGGCTCTAGACTGCCGATTATGGTGGGCAATATCATCCACAAGGCGGTGATCGAGGTAAATGAGGAAGGTACCGAAGCCGCAGCCGTCACCATGGTTATCACCAAACTAGGACACTCAAGGTGGCAACATACCCCGCAACTAGATTTCGTCGCCGATCATCCATTTGCGTTCTACATAGTGGAAGAGGCGACCGGCGCGGTTGTCTTCGCGGGGCACGTCCTCGACCCCTCCAAGGAGGAGTAG
- the LOC124692811 gene encoding dephospho-CoA kinase-like: protein MRLVGLTGGIASGKSTVSSLFKSAGVPLVDADIVAWNVVQKGTGGWKKVVKAFGNDILLENGEIDRARLGQIVFSDPVKRKLLNSLLAPNISFGIFWEILKLWANGCTVIVVDIPLLFETKMDRWMNPVVVVWVDPKTQMERLMSRDGCSEEQAQNRINAQLALDWKKSKADIVINNSGSLDDTKQQFQEVLKQVSGPLTWKERLMSRDGFLSIVVCTTAGVLLAQKNLL, encoded by the exons ATGAGGTTGGTCGGCTTGACGGGCGGGATCGCGTCGGGGAAGAGCACCGTGTCCAGCCTCTTCAAATCCGCCGGCGTCCCTCTCGTCGACGCCGACATCGTGGCTTGG AATGTTGTGCAGAAAGGTACTGGAGGCTGGAAGAAGGTTGTGAAAGCTTTTGGGAATGACATTTTGTTGGAAAATGGAGAAATTGACAGAGCTCGCTTAGGTCAGATTGTTTTCTCTGACCCAGTGAAACGAAAACTTCTAAACAG TCTTCTGGCACCAAATATTTCATTTGGTATATTTTGGGAGATACTAAAACTGTGGGCAAACGGATGCACGGTTATCGTTGTCGACATCCCACTCTTGTTCGAGACAAAGATGGACCGATGGATGAACCCTGTCGTTGTTGTATGGGTGGATCCCAAAACACAGATGGAGAGGCTCATGTCAAGAGACGGGTGCAGCGAAGAACAAGCTCAGAACCGGATCAACGCGCAGCTTGCGCTGGACTGGAAGAAGTCCAAAGCCGACATAGTGATCAACAATTCCGGCTCACTGGATGACACGAAACAACAGTTCCAGGAAGTGCTGAAGCAAGTTTCAGGTCCATTGACATGGAAGGAGCGCTTGATGTCAAGGGATGGCTTTCTCTCTATCGTTGTATGCACAACAGCAGGGGTTTTACTTGCTCAGAAGAATCTGCTATGA
- the LOC124692812 gene encoding uncharacterized protein LOC124692812, translated as MAERSAGIPDRGRSARAVARGSVRPGRRRGDRSLLPPRTGHNLQNYTGQRTLSSDLQNNRSSGGTAENLQIEVGLLSKPACPSLVLALLDMILHVFSLHFSCGSS; from the exons ATGGCGGAAAGGTCTGCGGGGATTCCTGATCGGGGGCGATCCGCGAGAGCGGTGGCTCGTGGGAGCGTAAGGCCTGGGCGCCGCCGTGGAGATAG GTCACTTCTTCCACCGAGAACAGGACACAATTTGCAAAATTATACAGGACAACGCACATTATCCAGTGACCTCCAGAACAACA GGAGTTCAGGAGGGACTGCAGAGAATTTGCAAATTGAAGTAGGTCTTCTGTCAAAACCTGCTTGTCCTTCTTTGGTGCTTGCACTTCTAGATATGATTCTTCACGTCTTTTCCCTCCATTTTTCCTGTGGGAGTTCTTGA